In one Myxococcus xanthus genomic region, the following are encoded:
- a CDS encoding type IV pilus modification PilV family protein gives MKRAQGFTLLEVVVALAILGLALMAIFDLNAGAVSNHVYTKRLTVASLLARSKMTDLEQDLYDDGFSLDDKEESGDFSDEGWNQFKWRARIIAPKTDGVTPDQLIGAIFNLPIGDNASGDDPLSGLAGLFGGGAGGKDGASSGGPQPAGLGGMGGAAMGMAQPMFTQMVEQITQTVREVHLTVYWQEGTQVESIDLVTHVVSLGPGSDRNGGAAAAQGGGSDNQWVTQDGRPVANPIPGPNGVMLDPTTRQPLRRLSDAQQDLGGRRGNMGGGSPLGNPMMPGGFRGTR, from the coding sequence ATGAAGCGCGCCCAGGGTTTCACGCTGCTGGAAGTGGTGGTGGCGCTCGCCATCCTCGGGCTGGCGCTGATGGCCATCTTCGACCTCAACGCGGGCGCGGTGTCCAACCACGTCTACACCAAGCGCCTCACCGTGGCGTCGCTGCTGGCCCGGTCGAAGATGACGGACCTGGAGCAGGACCTCTACGACGACGGCTTCAGCCTGGACGACAAGGAGGAGTCCGGGGACTTCTCCGATGAAGGCTGGAACCAGTTCAAGTGGCGCGCGCGCATCATCGCGCCCAAGACGGACGGCGTGACGCCGGACCAGCTCATTGGCGCCATCTTCAACCTGCCCATTGGCGACAATGCCAGCGGTGATGACCCGCTGTCCGGGCTGGCGGGCCTCTTCGGAGGCGGCGCGGGCGGCAAGGACGGCGCGTCCTCCGGCGGCCCTCAGCCCGCGGGCCTGGGCGGCATGGGCGGCGCGGCCATGGGCATGGCCCAGCCCATGTTCACGCAGATGGTGGAACAGATCACCCAGACGGTCCGCGAGGTGCACCTCACCGTCTACTGGCAGGAAGGCACGCAGGTGGAGAGCATCGACCTGGTGACACACGTCGTGTCGCTCGGGCCGGGCTCGGACCGCAACGGCGGCGCCGCCGCGGCCCAGGGCGGAGGCTCCGACAACCAGTGGGTGACGCAGGACGGGCGGCCCGTGGCCAACCCCATCCCCGGCCCCAACGGCGTCATGTTGGATCCGACGACGCGCCAGCCCCTGCGCCGCCTCTCCGACGCGCAGCAGGACCTGGGCGGCCGCCGGGGGAACATGGGCGGCGGCAGCCCGCTGGGCAACCCGATGATGCCGGGCGGCTTCCGAGGGACTCGATGA
- a CDS encoding prepilin-type N-terminal cleavage/methylation domain-containing protein: MTKRSHRAQRGLTLIEISIAIIIVAMLFSAAVMGIGSITGAKAKGSAGELAGLIRSLYDSAALRGQTCRLVFEIPDPKSEQATRYHAECAEGAVTTARDRDETLRAENSERERAARNRSSGSGRDERRNYLSGGSGTNAPSAQELLEGEKLRVENAARFSSYTSEEVPARELPADVKVSVWTRNQRQPVENGVAYLYFFPQGYTEKAYVYVQQGDNVWTLDVSPLTGKVQIVAEALEVPR; encoded by the coding sequence ATGACGAAGCGGAGCCACCGCGCCCAGCGCGGCCTGACGCTCATCGAAATCTCCATCGCCATCATCATCGTCGCGATGCTGTTCTCCGCGGCGGTGATGGGCATCGGCTCCATCACCGGCGCCAAGGCCAAGGGCAGCGCGGGCGAGCTGGCGGGCCTCATCCGCTCGCTCTACGACTCGGCGGCGCTGCGCGGGCAGACGTGCCGGCTGGTCTTCGAGATTCCCGACCCCAAGAGCGAGCAGGCCACGCGCTATCACGCCGAATGCGCGGAGGGCGCCGTCACCACCGCGAGAGACCGCGACGAGACGCTACGCGCGGAGAACAGCGAGCGCGAGCGCGCCGCGCGCAACCGGAGCAGCGGCAGCGGCCGTGACGAGCGGCGCAACTACCTGTCCGGCGGCAGCGGGACGAACGCCCCCAGCGCGCAGGAGCTGCTGGAGGGAGAGAAGCTGCGCGTGGAGAACGCGGCCCGCTTCTCCTCCTACACGTCCGAGGAGGTCCCCGCGCGTGAGCTGCCGGCGGACGTCAAGGTCTCCGTGTGGACGCGCAACCAGCGTCAGCCGGTGGAGAACGGCGTGGCGTACCTCTACTTCTTCCCGCAGGGCTACACGGAGAAGGCCTACGTCTACGTGCAGCAGGGAGACAACGTCTGGACGCTGGACGTGTCGCCGCTCACCGGCAAGGTGCAGATTGTCGCCGAGGCGCTGGAGGTGCCGCGATGA
- a CDS encoding general secretion pathway protein GspK, with translation MPLPFFQQTPRRRRKPPPRPARRERRSRGVALIIAIVSIALLTVIATDFAYNSRVDLQLAANQRDEVRAYYMARSGIALSRLLLRFQKQVDQTPIPNPAAILGQLGIGGTPQAGQVQPSSLNIQLFKMARVDCHMLRGLVKSDGAGGEVSALEPKQDDNFKLDEEDADPAAREVASQMTMRSFGGFEGCFLATISDEEEKLNVHRLIAGAGDARPTALRLMDMMADPRFEFLWERDDANKVRSTPQDVLLALKDWADDDRTGSAFNPVDPVNPLPGGFSDEGAAYSRYEPGYQPKNARFDSVDELYRVHGVNDQFMAAFRDRLTVYPDINRRPNINTDDPVMMGLAIMSVADQTRPDPRLRDPVFLNELIERVRAARMFSFFGMSVQDFVAVVEAAGILVDPAVKSNVAGNRLVGDKSQTFTIKSVGEAGSVQKTLTAVIRLDDTLGRLLYWREE, from the coding sequence ATGCCCCTGCCCTTCTTCCAGCAGACGCCCCGGCGGCGACGCAAGCCCCCGCCCCGCCCGGCGCGGCGGGAGCGGCGCTCGCGGGGCGTGGCGCTCATCATCGCCATTGTCTCCATCGCCCTCCTGACGGTGATTGCCACCGACTTCGCCTACAACAGCCGGGTGGACCTGCAGCTGGCGGCCAACCAGCGGGACGAAGTGCGCGCCTACTACATGGCGCGCTCGGGCATCGCGCTGTCGCGGCTGCTGCTGCGCTTCCAGAAGCAGGTGGACCAGACGCCCATCCCCAACCCGGCGGCCATCCTGGGGCAGTTGGGCATCGGCGGCACGCCGCAGGCCGGGCAGGTGCAGCCCTCCTCGCTCAACATCCAGCTCTTCAAGATGGCGCGTGTGGACTGCCACATGCTCCGCGGGCTGGTGAAGAGCGACGGCGCGGGTGGAGAAGTCTCCGCGCTGGAGCCCAAGCAGGACGACAACTTCAAGCTGGATGAAGAGGACGCGGACCCGGCGGCGCGCGAGGTCGCCTCGCAGATGACCATGCGCTCCTTCGGCGGCTTCGAAGGCTGCTTCCTGGCCACCATCTCCGACGAGGAAGAGAAGCTCAACGTGCACCGGCTCATCGCGGGCGCGGGTGACGCGCGGCCCACGGCGCTGCGGCTCATGGACATGATGGCGGACCCGCGCTTCGAGTTCCTCTGGGAGCGAGACGACGCCAACAAGGTGCGCAGCACGCCCCAGGACGTCCTCCTGGCCCTCAAGGACTGGGCGGACGACGACCGGACAGGCTCGGCGTTCAACCCGGTGGACCCGGTGAATCCGCTGCCGGGTGGGTTCTCGGATGAAGGCGCGGCCTACAGCCGTTATGAGCCCGGCTATCAGCCCAAGAACGCGCGCTTCGACAGCGTGGACGAGCTGTACCGGGTCCACGGCGTCAACGACCAGTTCATGGCGGCGTTCCGGGACCGCCTCACCGTCTATCCGGACATCAACCGCCGGCCCAACATCAACACCGACGACCCGGTGATGATGGGGCTGGCCATCATGTCGGTGGCGGACCAGACGCGGCCGGACCCGCGGCTGAGGGACCCGGTGTTCCTCAACGAGCTCATCGAACGCGTGCGCGCCGCGCGCATGTTCAGCTTCTTCGGGATGTCCGTGCAGGACTTCGTCGCGGTGGTGGAAGCCGCGGGCATCCTGGTCGACCCGGCCGTGAAGTCCAACGTCGCGGGCAACCGGCTCGTGGGCGACAAGAGTCAGACCTTCACCATCAAATCTGTGGGAGAAGCGGGCAGCGTGCAGAAGACGCTGACCGCCGTCATCCGGCTCGACGACACTCTGGGCCGGCTCCTGTACTGGAGAGAGGAATAG
- a CDS encoding type II secretion system protein GspJ: MRRHTRGFTLMEVMVAVAITALMGTVVAMAFQTGLTAKETVEVDADRYRQVRVAMNRMAREIGSAYVSDRYDSTRFRDQNDRPSNFVGERGKLLFTTFSHQRLYTDVKESDQAIVGYFVEASEDREARGRQDLKRRVNANIDERMEQGGHVDVLFEGVKELEFAYWDSEKKEWDDEWDTRRTERKSILPTRVRVTLTAVDETGKEARYVTQARIMLNTELPRY; this comes from the coding sequence ATGCGGCGTCACACGCGAGGCTTCACGTTGATGGAAGTCATGGTGGCCGTCGCCATCACCGCCCTCATGGGCACGGTGGTGGCCATGGCCTTCCAGACGGGCCTGACGGCGAAGGAGACGGTGGAGGTGGACGCGGACCGCTACCGGCAGGTCCGCGTGGCCATGAACCGCATGGCGCGTGAGATTGGCTCCGCCTACGTCAGCGACCGCTACGACTCCACCCGCTTCCGGGACCAGAACGACCGGCCCAGCAACTTCGTGGGGGAGCGTGGCAAGCTGCTGTTCACCACCTTCTCGCACCAGCGCCTCTACACGGACGTGAAGGAGTCCGACCAGGCCATCGTCGGGTACTTCGTGGAGGCGTCGGAGGACCGGGAGGCCCGCGGCCGGCAGGACCTCAAGCGGCGCGTCAACGCAAACATCGACGAGCGCATGGAGCAGGGCGGCCACGTGGACGTGCTCTTCGAAGGCGTGAAGGAGCTGGAGTTCGCCTACTGGGATTCGGAGAAGAAGGAGTGGGATGACGAGTGGGACACGCGGCGGACGGAGCGCAAGTCCATCCTGCCCACCCGGGTGCGCGTGACGCTGACGGCGGTGGACGAAACGGGCAAGGAAGCCCGTTACGTCACCCAGGCCCGAATCATGCTCAACACGGAGCTGCCGAGGTACTGA
- a CDS encoding type II secretion system protein GspG yields MKEHDAIPSPTPSHEGPDRRRRLGRFLLAFVFVAATGLAFTLVYVTEDRTLDTNQRRARTDIRQLESMFKSHHRLMGRFPSQAEGFTPLIQARILDRVPEDPWGHPYVYWMDGSTGAVISYGADGKPGGTGPDADLSSGGVLAAGWAEP; encoded by the coding sequence ATGAAAGAGCACGACGCCATTCCATCCCCGACGCCCTCGCACGAGGGGCCGGACCGCCGCCGGAGACTGGGGCGGTTCCTCCTCGCGTTCGTCTTCGTGGCCGCCACGGGGCTTGCCTTCACGCTGGTCTACGTGACGGAGGACCGGACGCTGGATACCAACCAGCGCCGGGCACGCACGGACATCCGCCAGTTGGAGAGCATGTTCAAGTCCCACCACCGGCTGATGGGCCGCTTCCCCTCCCAGGCGGAAGGCTTCACGCCGCTCATCCAGGCCCGGATCCTGGACCGCGTGCCGGAGGACCCCTGGGGCCATCCGTACGTGTACTGGATGGACGGCTCCACGGGCGCCGTCATCTCCTATGGCGCGGACGGCAAGCCGGGCGGCACGGGACCTGACGCGGACCTGAGCAGTGGCGGTGTGCTGGCCGCCGGTTGGGCGGAGCCATGA